TCACGTTCGACAAGGACGTCAAGGAGTGGGCCGGCTTCGAGATCGTCCAGGAGCCGGGCAGCGGCTGGGCGCTGGGCGGCGCCCTCGCGGCGATCTTCGGCCTGGCCGCGTCCCTGTTCATCCAGCGCCGCCGCGTCTGGGTGCGCGCGGTGCGCGGCGCCGACGGCGTCACCGTGGTGGAGATGGGCGGCCTCGGCCGCAGCGAGTCCGCCAAGGTGCCCGAGGAGCTGGGCGAGATCGCCGGAATCCTCTACGACCAGGCGCCGGGGGCACCCGACCCCGACGACGTCCACGAATCCACCGTCGTACCTGCCGAAGGGGCTGAGAAGTGACTCTCGCCGCCGCGACCAACGAACACCTGGCGAGCATCAGCAACACGCTGATCTACTCGTCGATGGCCGTCTACACCCTGGCCTTCTTCGCGTACATCGCCGAATGGCTCTTCGGCAGCCGCAGCAAGGTCGCCCGTACGGCCGCCGCGCTGACGGCGGACGCCCGGCAGACCGGCGCCCCGGCCGTCACCGTGCGGGGGGCCGGCGGCACCGCGGTGCTGGAGCGGCCCCAGGTCGTCGTGCGCTCCGCGTCCGGCGCCCGGGACGTGCCGGACGGCCCCGGCGCGCACGGCGGGGACGAGCAGGGCGACCTCTATGGGCGGATCGCCGTCTCCCTCACCGCGCTCGCGTTCGTGGTGGAGCTGTGCGGGGTCGTCGCCCGCGCGGCCTCCGTGCAGCGGGCGCCGTGGGGCAACATGTACGAGTTCAACATCACCTTCTCCACGGTCGCCGTCGCCGTGTACCTGGGCCTGCTGGCGCTGCGCAAGAACGTGCGCTGGCTCGGGCTGTTCCTGATCACCACGGTCCTGCTCGACCTCGGTCTCGCGGTCACCGTGCTGTACACCGCCAGCGACCAGCTCGTCCCCGCCCTGCACTCGTACTGGCTGTACATCCACGTCTCGACCGCGATCTTCTGCGGCGCGGTGTTCTACGTCGGCGCGGTCGCCACGATCCTGTACCTGTTCAAGGACGCGTACGAGAACAAGCTCCAGACCGGCGGCAAGCCGGGCGCGTTCGCCCGCTCCGTGCTGGAGCGGCTGCCCGCCTCCGCCTCCCTGGACAAGTTCGCCTACCGCGTCAACGCGGCCGTCTTCCCGCTGTGGACGTTCACGATCATCGCGGGCGCGATCTGGGCGGGCGACGCCTGGGGCCGCTACTGGAACTGGGACCCGAAGGAGACCTGGTCCTTCATCACCTGGGTCGCCTACGCCTGCTACCTGCACGCCCGGGCCACGGCCGGCTGGAAGGGCCGCAAGGCCGCCTACCTGGCGATGATCGCCTTCGGCTGCTGGCTGTTCAACTACTACGGCGTCAACATCTTCGTGACCGGCAAGCACTCCTACGCGGGCGTCTGATCGGCCGGTCGGCGACACTGGTGTCATGAGCGGTTCCATCGAACAGGGCATCAGCCAGACGCACGGGAACACGCACATACTCCACTTCGTGGTGCGGATCCCGGTGCGCGCGGAAGACATCTGGGCGGCGGTGGCCACCCCCGAGGGGCTCGGGGGATGGTGCACCGCCGTCGACGTCCTGGAGCCCCGTCTCGACGGCCTGGTCACCCTGCGCGGCCTGGGCACCGGCCGGGTCACCGCCTGGGACGTGGACCGCGTCGCCGAGTACACCGTGGAGGACGGCGGGCGCATCCGCTTCCACCTGGAACGGGACGGCGCGGAGGCGGCCGTGCTGCGCTTCACCCACGAGTTCCAGGGCGAGGGGGAGTCCGAGTCCGGCTGGCGCACCCGGTTCGAACGCATGATCGAAAAGTTCGCGGGTTCCCAGGGCGGCCCGCGCCCCGGGTCGTCCGAGCCGCCCGGCCAGGGTGCGCCCGGCGAGCCCGGCGAGCCCGGTGAGCCGACCGAGCCGTTGCCCGGCCAGCTCACCTAGGCGGCTCGCTCACCTAGGACGGCGGCAGGCACTCCTTCGCCGGCGGTTTCCCCTCCGGCCAGGCGATCCGCACGAACCGCGAACCGCCCCGCGGGGTCAGCTCCACGACCGGCACGGCCTTGTCGTACGGGTTCCCGTGCGCGTCCAGGCAGATCCAGCCGCTCGCCCCGCTCACCCGCAGCGAGCCCTTGACCTGCGGCCACTGCAGGCCGACGTCCGCGAGGGCCGGGAAGTCCCGGCCGTCCGGCACCGCCTCCCGGATGCCGTGCACCGCGAGCTGGAGGGCGTCGTACCCGATGATCGTCTGGCCGTCGTCCAGCGCGGCCGGGCCGATGGGCCCGACCGGTTCCCGTCCGGACCGCGCCAGCAGCCCGCGCAGCACCCCGAAGTCGGCCGCCGAGCCCCCCGTCCGCGCCGGGTCCGCGGTCCAGGCGTCCGGGTGGGCGAGCGAGGTGTAGCGCACGGCGAGCCGGCGGCCCAGGGCGCCGCGGTCCAGGTCCCGCTCATGGGTCAGGTACGAGGCCTCGTCCCCGGTCAGCACGGTGAACCTGCGGTCCTGGCAGCCACGCCCGCCCAGCGCGTTGATGAACTGCCTGAGCTGGGTGTGCCGGCCCGCGAACAGGATCGTGTCGGTCTCCCGGGACGTGTCGCACACCAGGTGCGTGATCTGCCGGAAGGTGTTCGCGGTCGTGCCCTCCTGGCTGCGGTCGGCGGGCGGCGTGAACGGCTGCGGCTCGTACGGCGAGCCCTTGATCAGCGCCGCGAACGACTCCTGCAGCGTCCGCGTGTACGGATCACCGGGCTTGTCGTAGACCAGCAGCGCCTTGCCCGCGCTCACCTTGGCGAAGGACGCCAGCGCCCGCGCCTCGTCGGTGTTGGTCGGCGACACCCGGGCCAGCCCCGGGAACGGGTCGGCGCCGTGCTGCCCGTTGGCCAGGTCGTCGGCGGTGATGGAGGAGCCGACCACCGGGATCCCGCGCCGGGTCAGCTCCCGGACCGCCTTCTTGTTGTTGTCGGTGCTCTGCCCTATGCCCGCGACCGCCCGCAGCCGGTCCGCGCTCCTGGTCATGCGGGTCAGCTGGTCCACCGTCCGGCGCCACTGGCCCCCGGTCGCCCCGGGGTTGGCCAGCACCAGCCGGATCGCGGGCCCCTCGCCGTTGGACTCGTGGTTGGCCCGGTACTGGGCCAGGTACGCGCCCTGCAGCTGGTGCTGGATGTCGTTCAGACTGGTCCGCGAGGCGGAGCTGTACGGCAGCATCAGGGCCACCGTGACGTAACTCCCGGGCTTGAGCCGGCTGTTCTCCCGGGCGACGGCCCGGACCGCGGGCCGCAGCTGGGCGTGCCCGAAGTCGTAGCCGCCCGTCGCCACGCCCACGCACTCCTCGCCGCCCTCCGGCCGCTCCACCCCGGGCGCGCACGTCCGGTCCACGTGCGCGAGCGCACGGACCGCGAACACCACCCCGGTCACCAGGGCCACCGCGACCAGCAGGGCCAGGGCGCGGCGCAGCGGGATCTCCCACACGCTCTCGCGCACCCATGTGCCCACACCCCTGCGCGCCATCACGCCTCCCCGCTGCGGTCGTCCGGGCCGTCGTCGTCGCCGTCGGCACCGTCACCGGTGCCGCCGGGGCCGGGTATCGGGCGGCCCGCGAGCGCCGCCGCCGGCCAGTCCCGGGACGCCCGCCACAGCAGGGCGTTGCCCGCGGGCCGCAGGTTGGAGAGCTGCTCCAGCTCGAAGCGGAGCCGGTCGCACACCTTCGGGTCGGGCAGCACCAGCGGATCGCCGAGCTGCCACACCGCGTGCAGCAGTCGCCGCACCCGCAGGTGCAGGACCGCGTCGGCGCCCTCGGGCGGATCCTGCCCGGCGTCCGGGCGGCCGAGCGCCACCGCGGCCCGCCGGTCGCCGCGGCCGGTGAAGTCGCGGCCCTCGGCGTCGTGCGCGTGGAAGTAGGGCGCGGACGCGACGAAGCGCAGGGTGTCCAGCCAGACGCGGGTGTCCAGCGTGTGGAAGGTGTCGCGCAGCCGCGCGACCGCGGACTCCGTGCTGCCCAGGGCGAGTTCGTGGTGCAACCGGTAACGGGCCTGCCCGGGGTCCGGGTAGTGCGCGATCAGCGTCTCGTGCGCCGTGCGCCACGACGCGTGGTCGGCGTCCCGCAGGTGCAGCCTCAGCAGCAGCAGGGTGCGGACGAACGGGTCGCCGACGAACTGGCCCGGCACGGTCGCCAGTCCCTCCTCGGCCAGCCGCGTCCGCAGCGCCCGTACGTCCGCGGGTCCGAAGGTGTCCGGGAGCAGGGCCGCGGCCAGCGCGCAGGCCGAGTCGTGGTCGTGGGCGGCGGCCAGCACGGTCAGCTCGTCCAGGTGCTCGGCGGGCACCAGCCGGTCCAGCAGCTCCCGGTAGGCGGGCGCGGTGGGCCGGTCCTCGGCGGTCCGCACGTCCGCCGTGAGCAGCTCGCCCAGCGAGGCCACCCCGGGCAGGTGCTGCGCGGCGGACTCCGCGAGCAGCGCGATGCCCAGCGGGTTGCCGCCGGTCAGCCGGTGCGTGGCGGGCGGGAGCTGGGGCGGCACCGGGGTGCCGTCGCAGACCGCGCCGACGATGTGCAGGGTGTCGTCCGGGCTCAGCGGCGGCAGTGCCAGCAGCAGCGCACGCGAGGACGGTGCCGCCTCCGGCACCCAGCCGCTGCGCCTGGCCACCTCGGGCAGCTCCCGGCGGACGGCGCTGCGCAGTTCGTCGCCGCCCTCGCCGCGCCGCGCGGCGACGAACACGACGTGGTCCTCGATGCCCTCGGCGCGGTCGCGCAGCACGGCCTCCACGAGCCCGGGGCCCGGTGCGGTCTGCGCGTCGTCGATCAGGACCAGCGGCCGGCCGAGCCGCTGCATGCGCGGCAGCACCCCCGCGTACGCCTCGGTCAGGTCGGCCAGCAGCGCCCGCACCAGGTACCGCTCGGCGTGCTCGCGCGAGGTGCCGTCCGCCCGGAAGTGGCCCGCCAGCAGGATCAGCCCGCGCTGGGCGTGCCCGCCCGCGTTCGGGTAGGTCCGGTACCAGACCGACGCCTTCTGGTGCCGTCTGCTGGTGAAGCCCTCGGCGACCGACTCCAGGGTCGCCTCGATCGCGCCCGACAGCAGCGGCCCGGTGCCGGTGGCCGCGGCCACCACCTTCGCCGCCACCTTCCCCGCCCAGCGCCCGGCGAGGCCGCTGATCCACGAGCCGCTCTCGTTCAGCAGCAGGATCCGCTCGACCTCCCGCCGGATCCGCTCCGAGTCCGCGTCTCCCCAGCCGCTCGCGGCCACCGCCACCAGGCCCGACATCAGCCGCGGGAAGGTGATCCGCCCCGCTCCCGTCACCGGCTCCGCGAGCTGTTCGGCGATCACCAGCAGCGCCTGCGCCACCGGCGACCACGACTCGGCGGGCCGGTCGGCGGGCGGCCCCGCGAACTGCCCCTCCGCGCAGTCGACCAGGGCGACCGGCGTGTGGCCCCGGTAGGCGTCCCGCAACTCGCCGAGCACCGCGCTCTTGCCCAGCCCCCGGGCCCCGGTGAGCACCACGAAGGGCAGTTCGCCCGGGTGCTCGAACGGATGGCTCCGGTGCTGGTGGGGGCGCAGGCCCACGAGCCGGGGAGCGAGACCGGCCGGATCGACGTCGAACAGCGCTCCGCGCCCGTGCAACCGTCTGTGCACTGCATTCCCCCCTCAACATCAGTGTAGGAAGGGGAAGTTGCTTCGTACCAGGGTCCGTGGCGACCGTTGGGTCACGAAACCGTGGCCGCGACCAGATCCCTGAGCCGTTCCACGTACAGCCGCATGTTCTTGGCCGCCACGTCGGTGTCCGGGTACCGGCTGGCCAGCCACAGCCCGTCGGGCAGCCGGCTGACCCACACGCACACCTGGTCGCCGTACGACACCCGCAGCAGCCCGTACGCCCGCTGCTCGGCCCACCGGTCGGCGCCGGGGATCCCGCGGGCGTCCACGTAGGAGACGATGGAGTACAGGTCGGGCGAGGTCGGCCGGAAGTCCGTGCCGAGCAGGCTCAGTACCCGGGCGAGCGGCATCCGGGCCAGCGGCCGGGCGGCCTGCAGCGCGGCCCGCACGGTGCGCAGGACCTCGGGCAGACCGGGGCTGCCGGTGACGGGGACCTCGATCGGGGCGCCGCCCACGTACCAGCCCACCGAGTCGGACCACCGGGACTTCACCCGGGTGTGGAACGGCACCACCGTCCGGTACACCGACTGGCCCCCCAGTTCCTGGACGATCAGGGCGGTGGCCGCCAGCAGCCCGACCAGACTGCCGCCGTAGGGCCGGCAGTACGCCTCGAACGCGGCGGCCGCGCCGGCGTCCGCGAGCGGCTCGCAGATCATCTTCTGCGGGGGCAGCGGGCCGCCGGGCTCGAGGCCGAGGTCGACCGGGAAGCCGGGCAGGGTCCCGTCGCACCGCCGGATGAACTCCCGCCAGCGGGCGACGGTCTCGTGGCTGTCGTCGATGCGGTCCGCGTCCGCCCGCTCCAGCTCGCAGAAGTCGACGTAGCTGGCGGCCGGTGTCCGCACCACCGGCCCGCGCCCTTCGAGGCCGGCCGTGTACAGCTCACTGATCTCGGCGGCGATGCCGTGCAGGGAGTAGGCGTCCACGTTGCTGTGGTCGAACGCCATGTACACGCTGGTGGAGTCGTCCCGGACGACCGCGGCGTAGATCAGGTTCGGCCAGCGCAGGGCGTCCGCGACGGTGTCGAACCGGTTCTCCAGGTGCCGGACCAGGGCGTCCGGGTCGGTGAAGTCGCCGACGCGCTCCCGGTGCAGGGACACGTCACCGGCGTCCAGCGTGAACCTGCGCAGCCCCTCGCCCGAGCCGCCCGTCCAGCGGAAGCCGCTGCGCAGCGTCTCGTGCCGTACCGTCCACGCCCGCAGGGCCTCCTGGAGCACGTCGAGGTCGACCGGACCGGGGAGGTCGAAGACCGTGCCCAGCCAGGTCGGCACGAACAGCCCCCCGTCCCGCACGGT
Above is a genomic segment from Streptomyces collinus Tu 365 containing:
- a CDS encoding ABC transporter substrate-binding protein; translated protein: MARRGVGTWVRESVWEIPLRRALALLVAVALVTGVVFAVRALAHVDRTCAPGVERPEGGEECVGVATGGYDFGHAQLRPAVRAVARENSRLKPGSYVTVALMLPYSSASRTSLNDIQHQLQGAYLAQYRANHESNGEGPAIRLVLANPGATGGQWRRTVDQLTRMTRSADRLRAVAGIGQSTDNNKKAVRELTRRGIPVVGSSITADDLANGQHGADPFPGLARVSPTNTDEARALASFAKVSAGKALLVYDKPGDPYTRTLQESFAALIKGSPYEPQPFTPPADRSQEGTTANTFRQITHLVCDTSRETDTILFAGRHTQLRQFINALGGRGCQDRRFTVLTGDEASYLTHERDLDRGALGRRLAVRYTSLAHPDAWTADPARTGGSAADFGVLRGLLARSGREPVGPIGPAALDDGQTIIGYDALQLAVHGIREAVPDGRDFPALADVGLQWPQVKGSLRVSGASGWICLDAHGNPYDKAVPVVELTPRGGSRFVRIAWPEGKPPAKECLPPS
- a CDS encoding SRPBCC family protein, with the translated sequence MSGSIEQGISQTHGNTHILHFVVRIPVRAEDIWAAVATPEGLGGWCTAVDVLEPRLDGLVTLRGLGTGRVTAWDVDRVAEYTVEDGGRIRFHLERDGAEAAVLRFTHEFQGEGESESGWRTRFERMIEKFAGSQGGPRPGSSEPPGQGAPGEPGEPGEPTEPLPGQLT
- the ccsB gene encoding c-type cytochrome biogenesis protein CcsB; this encodes MTLAAATNEHLASISNTLIYSSMAVYTLAFFAYIAEWLFGSRSKVARTAAALTADARQTGAPAVTVRGAGGTAVLERPQVVVRSASGARDVPDGPGAHGGDEQGDLYGRIAVSLTALAFVVELCGVVARAASVQRAPWGNMYEFNITFSTVAVAVYLGLLALRKNVRWLGLFLITTVLLDLGLAVTVLYTASDQLVPALHSYWLYIHVSTAIFCGAVFYVGAVATILYLFKDAYENKLQTGGKPGAFARSVLERLPASASLDKFAYRVNAAVFPLWTFTIIAGAIWAGDAWGRYWNWDPKETWSFITWVAYACYLHARATAGWKGRKAAYLAMIAFGCWLFNYYGVNIFVTGKHSYAGV
- a CDS encoding condensation domain-containing protein; this translates as MRITDIQRCEVRPGRLVEWTLSPATVATAAGLPEDSRPPAYIQESHIRTARTVRDGGLFVPTWLGTVFDLPGPVDLDVLQEALRAWTVRHETLRSGFRWTGGSGEGLRRFTLDAGDVSLHRERVGDFTDPDALVRHLENRFDTVADALRWPNLIYAAVVRDDSTSVYMAFDHSNVDAYSLHGIAAEISELYTAGLEGRGPVVRTPAASYVDFCELERADADRIDDSHETVARWREFIRRCDGTLPGFPVDLGLEPGGPLPPQKMICEPLADAGAAAAFEAYCRPYGGSLVGLLAATALIVQELGGQSVYRTVVPFHTRVKSRWSDSVGWYVGGAPIEVPVTGSPGLPEVLRTVRAALQAARPLARMPLARVLSLLGTDFRPTSPDLYSIVSYVDARGIPGADRWAEQRAYGLLRVSYGDQVCVWVSRLPDGLWLASRYPDTDVAAKNMRLYVERLRDLVAATVS